The following coding sequences lie in one Flavobacterium sp. 20NA77.7 genomic window:
- a CDS encoding tetratricopeptide repeat protein — MQRILYILLVILFSNYNFSQTNYEKFKKLYKENDTTKIKTLFAEWEKSNPNDPEFYTSAFNFYYSKSKQEILSLQNEKPKEEGFQLKDSTGNVAGFLTSKIGYNPEMLDKAMFYINKGIEKFPNRLDIRFGKCYVLGQLEEYEAFTNTIIETIEYSRINNNNWLWTEDKKQENAEIFMLDAIQAYLVQLYNTEDDNLLSNMIQIGEITLKYYPKNIEILSTTAVALMLTKKYDRAIDYLKQGEKLNPKDYIVLNNIAQAYKMKGDTKNAIQYYELTEKYGDEKAKQQAKENLLELKK, encoded by the coding sequence ATGCAAAGAATACTATACATCTTACTTGTTATTTTGTTTTCAAATTATAATTTTAGTCAAACCAACTACGAGAAGTTTAAAAAATTATATAAAGAAAACGATACTACAAAAATAAAAACATTATTTGCCGAATGGGAAAAATCTAATCCGAATGATCCCGAATTTTACACTTCTGCTTTTAATTTTTATTATTCAAAAAGTAAACAAGAAATTTTATCACTTCAAAACGAAAAACCTAAAGAAGAAGGCTTTCAATTAAAAGATAGTACAGGAAATGTAGCTGGATTTTTAACTTCTAAAATTGGATACAATCCTGAAATGTTAGACAAAGCAATGTTTTATATTAATAAAGGTATTGAGAAATTTCCAAACAGACTAGACATAAGATTTGGAAAATGTTACGTATTAGGACAACTTGAAGAATATGAAGCCTTTACCAATACAATCATTGAAACTATTGAATATTCAAGGATTAACAATAATAATTGGTTGTGGACAGAAGATAAAAAACAAGAAAATGCAGAAATTTTCATGTTAGATGCCATACAAGCCTATTTAGTCCAACTTTATAATACGGAAGACGATAATTTGCTTTCAAATATGATACAAATTGGAGAAATTACATTAAAATATTACCCAAAAAACATTGAAATATTATCAACTACTGCCGTGGCATTGATGCTTACGAAGAAGTATGACAGAGCTATTGATTATCTAAAACAAGGAGAAAAACTAAATCCAAAAGATTATATTGTTTTAAATAATATAGCTCAAGCCTATAAAATGAAAGGTGATACAAAAAATGCAATACAATATTATGAACTAACAGAAAAATATGGCGATGAAAAAGCCAAACAGCAAGCAAAAGAAAACTTACTAGAATTAAAAAAATAA
- a CDS encoding ATP-binding protein: MNKQIILLIGGPSSGKTTLINHLEEEGYICYPEISREVTLKAREKGIDHLFLEDPLLFSELLLEGRINQFEQANKEAQTVFIDRGIPDVVAYMDFIGDTYSEKFNEACIKYKYDKVFLLPPWEEIYTSDTVRYESYEEAMQIHDFLVNTYSRYGYDLIEVPKVSVENRYQFIIDHL; this comes from the coding sequence ATGAATAAACAAATAATACTACTCATCGGCGGACCAAGTTCTGGTAAAACAACACTAATTAATCATCTTGAAGAAGAAGGTTATATTTGTTACCCCGAAATCTCAAGAGAAGTAACTTTAAAAGCTCGAGAAAAAGGTATTGACCATCTGTTTTTAGAAGACCCCTTACTTTTTAGCGAACTTTTGCTAGAAGGCAGAATTAATCAATTTGAACAAGCAAATAAAGAAGCTCAAACGGTTTTTATAGATAGAGGAATTCCTGATGTTGTGGCTTATATGGATTTTATAGGCGATACCTATTCAGAAAAGTTTAATGAGGCTTGTATCAAATATAAATATGATAAAGTATTTTTATTACCGCCTTGGGAAGAAATCTACACCAGTGATACTGTGCGTTATGAAAGCTATGAAGAAGCCATGCAAATTCATGATTTTTTAGTAAACACCTATAGTAGATATGGGTATGACTTAATTGAGGTACCAAAAGTTTCAGTAGAAAATAGATACCAATTTATTATTGATCATTTGTAA
- the murA gene encoding UDP-N-acetylglucosamine 1-carboxyvinyltransferase, with the protein MGTFKIEGGKPLKGIVQPQGAKNEALQVLCPVLLTSEKVRVTNIPDIIDVNKLITLLGNLGVKIQKNGPGDYTFQADDVNVGYLETEAFKKEGGSLRGSIMIVGPLLARFGKGFIPKPGGDKIGRRRLDTHFEGFINLGAKFRYNREDHFYGVENKGRLKGAYMLLDEASVTGTANIVMAAVLAEGTTTIYNAACEPYLQQLCKMLNAMGAKITGVGSNLLTIEGVEALGGCEHRILPDMIEIGSWIGLAAMTKSEITIKDVSWENLGQIPNVFRKLGITLEQKGDDIYIPAHTNGYEVKTDIDGSILTVSDAPWPGFTPDLLSIILVVATQAKGDVLIHQKMFESRLFFVDKLIDMGAKIMLCDPHRAVVMGHNFESQLKATIMSSPDIRAGISLLIAALSAKGTSTIQNIEQIDRGYERIDERLRALGADIVRV; encoded by the coding sequence ATGGGAACTTTTAAAATTGAAGGTGGCAAACCGTTAAAAGGTATCGTTCAACCACAAGGTGCAAAAAACGAAGCGTTACAGGTGTTATGTCCTGTATTGTTGACGTCAGAAAAAGTTAGAGTAACTAACATTCCTGATATTATTGATGTAAACAAACTAATTACATTATTAGGAAATTTAGGTGTTAAAATTCAGAAGAACGGACCTGGCGATTATACGTTTCAAGCTGATGATGTAAATGTGGGTTATTTAGAAACAGAAGCCTTTAAAAAAGAAGGTGGAAGTTTACGTGGCTCTATCATGATAGTAGGTCCATTGTTAGCAAGATTTGGAAAAGGATTTATTCCAAAACCGGGTGGTGACAAAATTGGAAGACGTCGTTTAGATACCCATTTTGAAGGATTTATCAATTTAGGTGCAAAATTTAGATACAACAGAGAAGACCATTTTTATGGTGTTGAAAATAAAGGGCGTTTAAAAGGTGCTTATATGCTTTTAGATGAAGCTTCGGTAACAGGAACTGCAAACATTGTTATGGCGGCTGTATTAGCAGAAGGTACAACAACAATTTATAATGCTGCCTGTGAGCCTTATTTACAACAATTGTGTAAAATGCTAAATGCAATGGGTGCTAAAATCACAGGAGTAGGCTCAAATTTATTAACTATCGAAGGTGTTGAAGCATTGGGAGGTTGTGAGCATAGAATTTTACCTGATATGATTGAAATTGGTTCTTGGATAGGTTTAGCAGCTATGACTAAGAGCGAAATAACAATTAAAGATGTTAGTTGGGAAAACTTAGGGCAAATCCCAAATGTTTTTAGAAAATTAGGAATTACTTTAGAGCAAAAAGGAGACGATATTTATATTCCTGCTCATACTAATGGTTATGAAGTAAAAACAGATATTGATGGATCTATTTTAACCGTTTCAGATGCACCATGGCCTGGTTTTACACCTGATTTATTGAGTATTATCTTAGTAGTAGCTACACAAGCAAAAGGCGATGTGCTTATTCATCAAAAAATGTTTGAAAGTCGTCTGTTCTTTGTAGATAAACTAATTGATATGGGTGCAAAAATCATGTTGTGCGACCCTCACAGAGCAGTGGTAATGGGACATAATTTTGAATCACAATTGAAAGCGACAATTATGTCTTCACCAGACATTCGAGCTGGGATATCGTTGTTAATTGCTGCCCTTTCTGCAAAAGGAACAAGTACGATACAAAATATTGAGCAAATTGATCGTGGATACGAACGCATAGACGAACGATTACGAGCATTAGGTGCAGATATTGTAAGAGTATAA
- a CDS encoding chloride channel protein — MSLFSGIVKKIESFLFSIKRLVEPRQFIYISSVLVGISAALAVIVLKSFAHWVFKSSQYFDSLVHLPFSNSTLPIIGILLTVLVIKKVLKGKIDKGTSQIMYAVAKTRSVMPPKQMYAQIITSSLTVGMGGSAGLESPITITGAAFGSNYALNYRLSYKDRTLLLACGVAAGVAAAFNAPIAGVLFAIEVVLAEISLAAFTPLIISAATGAIISTIVLKEDILFSFKHLYSFNYHNIPYYILLGILAGFVSIHYARSFRKVEHFFSKRKTNSFRRALFGSVFLGLLIFVFPTLFGEGYESIKILADNHPEHLVENSIFERFSEQKWVLLVFISATMLIKVFATGITLGAGGNGGNFAPSLFVGSYLGFSVAYLCNIIGIAKLPIGNFTLVGMAGILSGLFHAPLTAIFLIAEITGGYELIVPLMLVSSISFAISKRFEPYSFDIKHLADKGEVFTDDKDKNILQSIDFKKLINNNFSPVTESKTLEALIEKIATSDDVIFPVLNDDTKLIGLIYLDDIRPIIFSAFKVKFTSITEVMQPVKDSIAFEETIETIMNKFETSQQSILPVLKNGIFIGFLSKAAILEKYREQLKELVIE; from the coding sequence ATGAGTTTGTTTTCAGGAATTGTAAAAAAAATTGAATCTTTTTTATTTAGTATAAAACGCTTGGTAGAACCCAGACAGTTTATCTATATATCTTCTGTTCTTGTGGGTATTTCTGCAGCTTTAGCGGTAATTGTATTGAAGTCATTTGCGCATTGGGTGTTCAAATCTTCTCAATATTTCGACAGTTTGGTTCATCTCCCTTTCAGCAACAGTACGTTACCTATTATTGGTATACTACTAACCGTTTTAGTTATTAAAAAAGTTTTGAAAGGCAAAATTGATAAAGGAACATCACAAATAATGTATGCCGTTGCTAAAACAAGAAGCGTTATGCCACCTAAACAAATGTATGCACAAATCATTACCAGTTCATTAACTGTAGGCATGGGTGGCAGCGCAGGATTAGAATCACCCATTACGATTACTGGTGCGGCTTTTGGTAGCAATTATGCCTTAAATTATAGATTAAGTTATAAAGACAGAACGTTATTATTAGCATGTGGTGTAGCTGCTGGTGTAGCTGCCGCCTTTAATGCACCTATTGCAGGCGTATTATTTGCTATTGAAGTAGTGTTGGCAGAAATCAGTTTAGCGGCTTTTACCCCACTTATTATTAGTGCTGCAACAGGAGCAATCATTTCAACAATTGTTTTAAAAGAAGACATTTTATTTAGTTTTAAACATTTATATAGTTTTAACTACCACAATATTCCCTATTACATACTTTTAGGTATACTAGCAGGTTTTGTTTCTATTCATTATGCTAGAAGTTTTAGAAAAGTAGAACACTTTTTTTCTAAGCGAAAAACAAACAGTTTCAGAAGGGCTTTATTTGGATCTGTTTTTTTAGGATTATTAATTTTTGTGTTTCCTACGCTTTTTGGTGAGGGCTACGAAAGCATTAAAATACTCGCCGATAATCACCCGGAGCACCTTGTCGAAAATTCTATTTTTGAACGATTTAGTGAACAAAAGTGGGTATTATTGGTCTTTATAAGTGCTACTATGCTTATTAAAGTTTTTGCAACGGGAATAACTTTAGGTGCTGGTGGAAATGGCGGAAATTTTGCTCCTTCACTTTTTGTAGGTTCGTATTTAGGTTTTTCAGTAGCGTATTTATGCAATATTATAGGAATCGCGAAATTACCTATTGGAAATTTTACACTAGTAGGAATGGCAGGTATTTTAAGTGGTTTATTTCATGCCCCGCTTACCGCCATTTTCTTAATTGCAGAAATAACAGGTGGTTATGAATTAATTGTTCCTTTAATGCTCGTTTCTTCAATAAGTTTTGCAATTTCTAAACGATTTGAACCTTATTCATTTGACATAAAGCATTTAGCTGACAAAGGAGAAGTTTTTACGGATGATAAAGATAAAAACATTTTACAATCTATAGACTTTAAAAAATTGATTAACAATAACTTTAGCCCTGTTACCGAATCTAAAACTTTAGAAGCATTAATTGAAAAAATTGCTACTTCTGACGATGTTATTTTCCCCGTTTTAAATGACGACACAAAGCTAATTGGGCTAATTTATTTAGATGACATTCGTCCAATCATATTTTCTGCCTTTAAAGTAAAATTTACTTCCATTACCGAAGTTATGCAACCCGTAAAAGACAGTATCGCATTTGAAGAAACTATAGAAACCATTATGAATAAGTTTGAAACATCTCAGCAATCTATTTTACCCGTTTTAAAAAATGGAATATTTATTGGTTTCTTATCCAAAGCTGCCATTTTAGAAAAATACCGAGAGCAGTTGAAAGAATTGGTAATTGAATAA
- a CDS encoding RecQ family ATP-dependent DNA helicase, which produces MDSALSVLKKHWGFDTFRSPQEAIIQNVLEGNDTFALLPTGGGKSICYQIPAILRPGIALVISPLVALMKDQVENLKNKDIKAIALTGGISFEETSNLLDNCQFGNYKLLYVSPERLQQEWVLDRIKELDINLIAIDEAHCISQWGHDFRPAYLKIGILKSFFNVPFIALTATATPRVQEDICNLLALKNPTVFKKSFARENLGYHVIYTEDKTSKLKQIFDKNPQPAIIYVRNRKACLEISNQLNQLGYRSTYYHGGLLPKEKDKNMKLWLDEKALIIVATNAFGMGIDKPNVKTVIHLQVPENIENYYQEAGRAGRNGQKSFAILLTHQFDIKLTKEQFISVLPDKAFLKKVYQCLTNFFQIAYGEGTTENYVFNLHQFCTKYQLAIQPTFASIQFLDRQGIVTFSNENNDKVKIQFLIPSKEVIRYCSLHTKDQAIIETLLRTYPGIFEQVIAVNTAQIASKSNHTEEQVVQLLQKLAQQEVISLQLVTHDSKLIFNEPREDDYTINRVQKFLIQQNEQKIAQFSAMLNFVFDTKTCKSVLISNYFGETDATDCGMCSTCMKNKKKDTKVTYDRVIEILRFGPLSSQELQRKTDLSSEDLIFALQYLLDNTSIRLNENKKYELI; this is translated from the coding sequence ATGGATAGTGCGTTAAGCGTTTTAAAAAAACATTGGGGTTTTGATACATTCAGAAGTCCGCAAGAAGCTATTATTCAAAATGTTTTAGAAGGCAATGACACGTTTGCTCTTTTGCCAACCGGCGGTGGAAAATCGATTTGTTATCAAATCCCTGCGATACTAAGACCTGGAATTGCCTTAGTGATTTCTCCTTTAGTTGCTTTAATGAAAGACCAAGTTGAAAATCTAAAAAATAAAGACATTAAAGCCATTGCCTTAACAGGTGGTATTTCATTTGAAGAAACAAGCAATTTATTAGACAATTGTCAGTTTGGAAATTATAAATTGCTTTATGTTTCGCCAGAACGTTTACAACAAGAATGGGTATTAGACCGTATTAAAGAATTAGATATCAATTTAATAGCCATTGACGAAGCGCATTGTATTAGTCAATGGGGTCATGATTTTCGACCTGCTTATCTAAAAATTGGTATACTAAAATCTTTTTTTAATGTACCCTTTATTGCATTAACCGCTACAGCAACACCACGCGTACAAGAAGATATTTGTAATTTATTAGCCCTTAAAAATCCAACGGTATTTAAAAAATCATTTGCTAGAGAAAATCTTGGGTATCATGTTATCTATACGGAAGATAAAACCAGTAAATTGAAGCAAATTTTTGATAAAAATCCGCAACCTGCTATAATTTACGTACGAAACAGAAAAGCTTGTTTAGAAATAAGCAATCAGTTAAATCAATTAGGCTATCGAAGTACCTATTATCATGGTGGATTACTTCCAAAAGAAAAAGACAAAAACATGAAACTTTGGCTAGACGAAAAAGCCCTAATCATAGTTGCTACAAACGCTTTCGGAATGGGAATTGATAAGCCAAATGTAAAAACAGTTATTCATTTACAAGTACCTGAAAACATTGAAAATTATTACCAAGAAGCCGGTAGAGCAGGAAGAAATGGTCAAAAGTCTTTTGCTATACTCCTCACCCATCAATTTGATATTAAACTTACAAAAGAGCAATTTATAAGTGTATTACCAGATAAAGCTTTTCTAAAAAAAGTATATCAATGTTTAACTAATTTTTTTCAAATTGCCTATGGTGAAGGTACAACAGAAAACTATGTTTTTAATTTACATCAGTTTTGCACAAAGTACCAATTAGCCATTCAACCCACCTTTGCTTCAATACAATTTTTAGACCGTCAAGGAATAGTAACCTTTAGTAATGAAAATAATGATAAAGTTAAAATACAATTTTTAATTCCAAGCAAAGAAGTTATTCGCTATTGTAGTTTACATACCAAAGATCAAGCAATAATTGAAACATTACTTAGAACTTATCCCGGTATTTTTGAACAAGTTATTGCCGTTAATACCGCACAAATAGCTTCAAAATCTAATCATACGGAAGAACAAGTTGTGCAACTTTTACAAAAATTAGCACAACAAGAAGTCATTTCACTTCAACTCGTTACCCATGATAGTAAATTAATTTTTAATGAACCACGAGAAGATGATTACACGATTAATAGGGTTCAGAAGTTTTTGATTCAACAGAACGAACAAAAAATTGCCCAATTTTCTGCCATGCTAAATTTTGTGTTTGATACAAAGACATGTAAATCAGTTTTAATTTCAAATTATTTTGGAGAAACTGACGCTACAGATTGTGGGATGTGTTCTACCTGCATGAAAAATAAAAAAAAAGACACAAAAGTTACATATGATAGAGTTATAGAAATTTTACGTTTTGGACCTTTATCTTCGCAAGAACTACAAAGAAAAACAGATTTATCTTCAGAAGACCTTATCTTTGCACTACAATATTTATTAGACAATACTAGTATTCGTTTAAACGAAAATAAAAAATACGAATTAATTTAA
- a CDS encoding DUF4290 domain-containing protein, translating into MTYTKEEAVEFLEYNSQREHLIIPEYGRHIQKLIDQVTDIKDREERNKGARYIITVLGTLNPHLRDVPDFQHKLWDQLFIMSNFKMDVDSPYPIPTKEVIALKPERLGYPQNFPKYRFYGNNIKYMINVACKWEDGELKNALIIVIANHMKKCYLSWNKETVTDDVIFEHLYELSDGKINLLKSDEELSTSQNLIKVNKKQSNKTQFFTNKNQKTPNHSNSNKNFKQNKNQNQKNNNRKNS; encoded by the coding sequence ATGACATACACCAAAGAAGAAGCCGTTGAATTTTTAGAATATAATTCGCAAAGGGAACATTTAATTATCCCTGAATACGGCAGACATATACAAAAATTAATTGACCAAGTAACAGATATTAAAGATAGAGAAGAGCGCAATAAAGGTGCTAGGTATATTATTACTGTGTTAGGAACGCTTAATCCTCATTTGAGAGATGTACCCGATTTTCAACATAAATTATGGGATCAGTTATTTATCATGTCTAATTTCAAAATGGATGTTGATTCCCCATATCCCATTCCTACAAAAGAGGTAATTGCCTTAAAACCTGAACGTTTAGGTTATCCTCAAAATTTTCCAAAGTACAGATTTTACGGGAATAATATTAAGTATATGATTAATGTAGCATGTAAATGGGAAGATGGCGAATTGAAAAATGCGCTAATCATTGTAATTGCTAATCATATGAAAAAATGTTATTTGAGTTGGAACAAAGAAACTGTTACCGATGATGTCATTTTTGAACATTTATATGAGTTGTCTGATGGAAAAATTAATTTATTAAAATCAGATGAAGAATTATCTACCTCTCAGAATTTAATTAAGGTAAACAAAAAACAATCTAATAAAACACAATTCTTTACCAATAAGAATCAGAAAACCCCAAATCATTCTAATTCAAATAAGAATTTTAAGCAGAATAAAAATCAGAATCAAAAAAATAACAATAGAAAAAACAGCTAA
- a CDS encoding DNA alkylation repair protein, whose amino-acid sequence MNFCNELTIALRQIASPEDAISMRAYMKENFYYLGVKTEARRHVLKELIAIHVDEVKSNYRTITLELFQQPYRELHQCGIDLLLQFSKKDWQESDNVLLEKLLLTNSWWDSVDTLAKYGVGAYLVKFPEKKHSLIENFSNSDSMWLQRTAIIFQLGYKSKTDFDLLKAECLKHSQSNEFFIQKAIGWALREYGAVNPNGVIEFVNTASFKPLSRKEALRKLIK is encoded by the coding sequence ATGAACTTTTGTAACGAACTTACTATTGCACTTCGTCAAATAGCATCGCCTGAAGATGCAATTTCTATGCGTGCTTACATGAAAGAAAATTTTTATTATTTAGGTGTTAAAACAGAAGCTCGTCGACACGTATTAAAAGAACTTATAGCTATACATGTTGATGAAGTAAAATCAAATTATAGAACCATCACGCTAGAATTATTTCAGCAACCTTACCGAGAATTGCATCAATGTGGAATTGATTTACTGTTGCAGTTTAGTAAAAAAGATTGGCAAGAAAGCGACAATGTATTATTAGAAAAGTTATTACTAACTAATTCTTGGTGGGATAGCGTTGACACACTGGCTAAATATGGTGTGGGAGCATATTTAGTAAAATTTCCTGAAAAAAAACACAGTCTAATTGAAAACTTTTCTAATTCTGATTCCATGTGGTTGCAGCGCACAGCCATTATTTTTCAACTAGGATATAAATCAAAGACGGACTTTGACTTATTAAAAGCTGAATGTTTAAAACACAGTCAATCAAATGAATTTTTTATTCAAAAAGCGATCGGTTGGGCTTTACGAGAATATGGCGCTGTAAATCCGAATGGTGTAATTGAATTTGTAAACACTGCTTCTTTTAAACCTTTAAGTAGAAAAGAAGCACTACGTAAACTAATAAAATAG
- a CDS encoding acyl carrier protein phosphodiesterase, giving the protein MNYLAHIYLSGDNDFIKIGNFMADSVKGSQFKSYENEIQKGILLHRFIDSFTDFHPVYRKSKHRLHEKYGHYSGVIMDIFYDHFLAKNWTLFSTISLHLYSQNFYDLVTLHFDKLTEKTQKMLPYMIQHNWLASYATIEGIETILMQMDYRTKYKGNMSHATHELKLFYNEFETEFFIFFTELINMCKQKTNELHELL; this is encoded by the coding sequence TTGAATTATTTAGCACACATTTACTTATCTGGTGATAATGATTTTATCAAAATTGGCAACTTCATGGCAGACAGCGTGAAAGGAAGTCAATTTAAGAGCTATGAAAATGAAATTCAAAAAGGTATTCTTTTACATCGATTTATTGATTCATTTACAGATTTTCATCCTGTTTACAGAAAAAGCAAACATAGACTCCACGAAAAATACGGACATTATTCAGGTGTAATTATGGACATTTTCTATGATCATTTTTTAGCAAAAAACTGGACTTTATTTTCAACTATTTCACTGCATCTGTATAGTCAAAATTTTTATGATTTAGTAACTTTGCATTTTGACAAACTCACCGAAAAAACACAAAAAATGCTACCTTATATGATTCAGCATAATTGGCTAGCGTCTTATGCAACAATTGAAGGTATTGAAACCATATTAATGCAAATGGATTATAGAACAAAATACAAAGGAAATATGAGTCACGCTACACACGAGCTAAAGTTGTTTTATAATGAATTTGAAACTGAGTTTTTTATTTTTTTTACCGAATTAATAAACATGTGCAAACAAAAAACAAATGAATTGCATGAACTTTTGTAA
- the glmM gene encoding phosphoglucosamine mutase, protein MTLIKSISGIRGTIGGKVGDNLTPVDAVKFASAYGTFLKNSIQVNRKLKVVIGRDARISGPMIHNLVVNTLVGLGIDVVDLGLSTTPTVEVAVPLENADGGIILTASHNPKQWNALKLLNAKGEFLSGAEGAQILEIADAEAFDFVDVDTLGEVFVNDSYMDIHIDEVLALPLVNSDVVKAKKYKVVVDGVNSSGGIIIPKLLEEMGVEVVKLYCEPNGHFPHNPEPLKEHLTDICNLVVAEQADFGIVVDPDVDRLAFISNDGEMFGEEYTLVAVADYVLSKTPGNTVSNLSSSRALRDITEKHNGSYQASAVGEVNVVELMKKTNAIIGGEGNGGIIYPELHYGRDSLVGVALFLTYLAGQDKTVAELRASYPHYFMSKNKIELTPQLDVDAILETLTATYKNDSSTSSLSTIDGVKIDFANEWVHLRKSNTEPIIRIYTEASTQNDADGLALRFVNELKTIAGI, encoded by the coding sequence ATGACATTAATAAAATCAATTTCAGGTATTAGAGGTACAATAGGCGGTAAAGTAGGAGATAATTTAACTCCAGTTGATGCAGTAAAATTTGCCTCGGCCTATGGAACTTTTTTAAAAAATAGTATTCAAGTTAATCGAAAGTTAAAAGTAGTAATAGGCCGCGATGCTCGAATTTCAGGTCCTATGATTCATAATTTAGTTGTCAATACACTCGTTGGCTTAGGTATAGATGTTGTTGATTTAGGTTTGTCTACAACTCCAACTGTTGAAGTAGCAGTACCTCTAGAAAATGCAGATGGTGGTATTATTTTAACCGCTTCTCATAATCCTAAACAATGGAACGCCTTAAAATTATTAAATGCTAAAGGCGAATTTTTAAGTGGGGCAGAAGGCGCTCAAATATTAGAAATTGCAGATGCAGAAGCTTTTGATTTTGTAGATGTTGATACACTAGGTGAGGTGTTTGTTAACGATTCATATATGGATATTCATATCGATGAAGTGTTGGCGTTACCTTTAGTAAATAGTGATGTGGTAAAAGCAAAAAAATACAAGGTAGTTGTAGATGGCGTAAATTCTTCAGGAGGTATTATTATTCCTAAATTACTTGAAGAAATGGGTGTTGAAGTTGTAAAATTATATTGTGAGCCCAATGGACATTTTCCTCATAATCCAGAACCTTTAAAAGAACATTTGACAGATATTTGTAATTTAGTTGTAGCAGAACAAGCTGATTTTGGAATTGTTGTAGATCCTGATGTTGACCGTTTAGCGTTTATATCTAATGATGGCGAAATGTTTGGTGAAGAATATACTTTGGTTGCAGTTGCTGATTATGTGCTAAGTAAAACACCAGGTAATACAGTATCAAACTTATCTTCGTCTCGTGCGTTAAGAGATATAACCGAAAAGCATAATGGAAGCTATCAAGCCAGTGCCGTTGGTGAAGTGAATGTAGTAGAATTAATGAAAAAAACCAACGCCATAATTGGTGGTGAAGGAAATGGAGGAATTATTTATCCAGAATTACATTATGGTAGAGATAGTTTGGTTGGCGTAGCGTTGTTTTTAACCTATTTGGCGGGACAAGATAAAACGGTTGCCGAATTACGTGCAAGTTATCCGCACTATTTTATGAGTAAAAACAAAATTGAATTAACACCGCAACTAGATGTAGATGCCATTTTAGAAACGTTAACAGCGACTTATAAAAATGATAGTTCAACAAGCTCACTATCTACAATTGATGGGGTGAAAATAGATTTTGCCAATGAATGGGTTCATTTAAGAAAATCAAACACAGAACCTATTATTCGAATTTATACGGAGGCATCTACGCAAAACGATGCAGATGGATTAGCACTACGCTTTGTAAATGAGTTAAAAACTATTGCAGGGATATAG
- a CDS encoding DUF493 family protein, with protein sequence MDKKTADFYVRLKDELEDSTSWPSEYLYKFIVPTSKDKIDKIEIAFDNMGAVIQTHASKTGKYTSVSIQVVMENPTQVIAKYQELATIEGIISL encoded by the coding sequence ATGGATAAAAAAACAGCAGATTTTTACGTAAGACTTAAAGATGAATTAGAAGATTCAACTTCTTGGCCTTCAGAATATTTGTATAAATTTATTGTACCAACAAGTAAAGATAAAATTGATAAAATTGAAATTGCTTTTGATAATATGGGTGCAGTAATTCAAACGCATGCATCAAAAACAGGCAAATATACAAGTGTTTCCATACAAGTTGTAATGGAAAATCCAACCCAAGTAATTGCAAAATATCAAGAGTTAGCCACCATAGAAGGAATTATTTCACTATAA
- a CDS encoding DoxX family protein: MKKLFLNNGASINLDFGLLLIRLMIGALMAFYGYEKLIHFNEMAASDFWSKNISFLGMSGAVPLSLTIFAELFCSLLLIVGLFSRFSLLVLGFCMAYIFLVVFPMQILSKGDNGFEFNSAFTYFIIYMGLLFTGVGKYSLDAKMFSK, translated from the coding sequence ATGAAAAAATTATTTTTAAACAATGGAGCTAGTATTAATTTAGATTTTGGTTTACTACTTATCCGATTGATGATTGGCGCTTTAATGGCATTTTATGGCTACGAAAAACTAATACATTTTAACGAAATGGCTGCTTCTGATTTTTGGAGTAAAAACATCAGCTTTTTAGGAATGAGTGGAGCTGTACCTTTATCCTTAACCATTTTTGCAGAATTATTTTGTAGTTTATTACTAATTGTAGGTTTATTTTCTCGCTTTAGCCTATTAGTTTTAGGGTTTTGTATGGCTTACATTTTCTTAGTGGTATTTCCGATGCAAATACTTTCCAAAGGAGATAATGGATTTGAATTTAATTCAGCATTTACCTATTTTATTATATATATGGGCTTGCTTTTCACGGGTGTAGGCAAATATAGTTTAGATGCCAAAATGTTTAGTAAATAG